In Drosophila teissieri strain GT53w chromosome 2R, Prin_Dtei_1.1, whole genome shotgun sequence, the following proteins share a genomic window:
- the LOC122614097 gene encoding venom allergen 5.02 isoform X4, with the protein MIKWIWLLFSTLFIRDIGASSKWCQTDLCRGQHVLCEDNGKFHSTCPKQATAVVEMSWDMIYLIVDQHNEYRNKFAGGMGQHAKAARMTTIEWDPELAKVAGALVRRCEPIRDQCAITPNYNHGEVSYSLEKYFCMTSKKDALRKQLDHWFDPSSKDEVHKLFFSWTSNQQY; encoded by the exons aTGATAAAGTGGATCTGGCTGCTGTTCTCCACATTGTTTATTCGAGATATAGGCGCTTCAAGTAAATGGTGCCAAACTGACCTTTGCAGAGGACAACACGTGCTTTGCGAGGACAATGGA AAGTTTCACTCTACTTGTCCCAAACAAGCCACTGCTGTTGTGGAAATGAGCTGGGATATGATATACCTTATCGTGGACCAGCACAATGAATATCGCAACAAGTTTGCCGGCGGAATGGGTCAGCATGCGAAGGCGGCCAGGATGACCACGATCGAATGGGATCCGGAACTGGCCAAAGTAGCTGGTGCTCTGGTGCGTCGGTGTGAGCCCATCAGAGATCAGTGTGCCATAACACCGAACTACAACCATGGGGAAGTCAGCTACTCGCTGGAAAAGTACTTCTGTATGACCTCGAAAAAGGACGCCCTGAGGAAACAACTTGATCACTGGTTTGACCCAAGCAGTAAAGACGAAGTGCATAAGCTTTTCTTCTCATGGACTAGCAATCAGCA GTACTGA
- the LOC122612842 gene encoding plasmanylethanolamine desaturase yields MTAKSDMDILANSMYEDDPNGNLAPAATDDQESVNPEELKVTPTGTNTTSPNSTTITSTSPRWGPQNKGAQELALLYSPGKRAQEIICVYTCIGLMIINLALIVRHLRLERISVAFLSALCGIITADFASGLVHWAADTWGSVDIPMIGKNFLRPFREHHLDPTSITRHDFIETNGDNFMVGIPILGYLVHYFYFRTPSEIQQHFGWIAYVFLCSIFVAMTNQIHKWSHTYWGLPRWVLLLQSCHIILPRKHHRIHHVAPHETYFCITTGWLNWPLERIRFWSTFELIIEHFTGLKPRDDDLKWAKKLT; encoded by the exons ATGACGGCCAAGAGCGATATGGATATTCTGGCCAACTCCATGTACGAGGACGACCCCAATGGCAACTTAGCACCCGCCGCCACTGACGACCAGGAATCGGTTAATCCGGAGGAGCTAAAGGTCACCCCCACTGGCACCAATACAACATCCCCCAACTCAACAACCATAACTTCGACTTCTCCGCGATGGGGTCCGCAGAATAAGGGCGCTCAGGAACTGGCTTTATTGTACAGTCCAG gaAAACGTGCCCAGGAAATCATTTGCGTATACACCTGCATTGGCCTGATGATCATCAACCTGGCCTTGATCGTTAGGCACCTGAGATTGGAGCGGATTAGTGTGGCTTTTCTGTCCGCCCTGTGCGGCATTATAACGGCTGACTTTGCCTCCGGCTTGGTTCACTGGGCGGCAGACACATGGGGATCGGTGGACATTCCCATGATTGGAAAG aACTTCCTCCGACCCTTTCGCGAGCATCATCTAGATCCCACATCTATAACGCGACACGACTTCATTGAGACGAATGGCGACAACTTTATGGTTGGCATACCAATTCTCGGGTACTTGGTCCACTATTTCTACTTCAGGACGCCCAGCGAGATCCAGCAACACTTCGGCTGGATAGCCTATGTGTTCCTCTGCTCCATATTCGTGGCCATGACCAATCAG ATACACAAATGGTCGCATACCTATTGGGGATTGCCGAGGTGGGTCCTGTTACTCCAGAGCTGTCACATAATCCTGCCACGCAAGCATCATCGAATACATCACGTGGCGCCCCATGAGACCTACTTTTGCATCACCACCGGATGGCTTAACTGGCCACTGGAACGCATCAG ATTCTGGTCAACATTCGAGCTTATCATCGAGCATTTTACGGGGCTCAAGCCCCGCGATGACGACCTGAAATGGGCCAAGAAACTCACATAG
- the LOC122614097 gene encoding venom allergen 5.02 isoform X1, giving the protein MIKWIWLLFSTLFIRDIGASSKWCQTDLCRGQHVLCEDNGKFHSTCPKQATAVVEMSWDMIYLIVDQHNEYRNKFAGGMGQHAKAARMTTIEWDPELAKVAGALVRRCEPIRDQCAITPNYNHGEVSYSLEKYFCMTSKKDALRKQLDHWFDPSSKDEVHKLFFSWTSNQQELSKNYFQVLRDRANRVGCAIVEYIRPALVHQLLKCVYNCGVSLCEDEDNPVYEDTDDEPASECMKGTNKKYTNLCHKDELVKSCSGGSLFEEPENDYNDGQKENVEYDYDVNHMSTVYTLPTYDPNDVLPPLPDNPDFNPEDLLGSPRKNGNKRH; this is encoded by the exons aTGATAAAGTGGATCTGGCTGCTGTTCTCCACATTGTTTATTCGAGATATAGGCGCTTCAAGTAAATGGTGCCAAACTGACCTTTGCAGAGGACAACACGTGCTTTGCGAGGACAATGGA AAGTTTCACTCTACTTGTCCCAAACAAGCCACTGCTGTTGTGGAAATGAGCTGGGATATGATATACCTTATCGTGGACCAGCACAATGAATATCGCAACAAGTTTGCCGGCGGAATGGGTCAGCATGCGAAGGCGGCCAGGATGACCACGATCGAATGGGATCCGGAACTGGCCAAAGTAGCTGGTGCTCTGGTGCGTCGGTGTGAGCCCATCAGAGATCAGTGTGCCATAACACCGAACTACAACCATGGGGAAGTCAGCTACTCGCTGGAAAAGTACTTCTGTATGACCTCGAAAAAGGACGCCCTGAGGAAACAACTTGATCACTGGTTTGACCCAAGCAGTAAAGACGAAGTGCATAAGCTTTTCTTCTCATGGACTAGCAATCAGCA GGAACTGTCCAAAAACTACTTTCAGGTACTGAGGGATCGAGCAAACCGCGTGGGCTGCGCCATAGTGGAATATATTAGACCAGCTCTGGTCCACCAGTTGCTGAAGTGCGTTTACAACTGCGGAGTGAGCCTCTGCGAAGATGAAGACAATCCTGTCTACGAGGACACCGATGATGAACCCGCTTCGGAGTGCATGAAGGGaaccaataaaaaatacacGAATCTTTGTCACAAAGATGAGCTCGTGAAGAGCTGCAGTGGCGGCTCTTTATTCGAAGAACCTGAAAATGATTATAATGATGGTCAAAAGGAGAATGTTGAATATGACTATGATGTCAATCACATGTCCACCGTGTATACACTTCCAACTTACGACCCAAATGACGTGTTGCCTCCGTTACCAGACAACCCCGACTTTAATCCAGAAGACCTTTTAGGATCACCTAGAAAAAACGGAAATAAAAggcattaa
- the LOC122614097 gene encoding venom allergen 5 isoform X2, which yields MIKWIWLLFSTLFIRDIGASSKWCQTDLCRGQHVLCEDNGFHSTCPKQATAVVEMSWDMIYLIVDQHNEYRNKFAGGMGQHAKAARMTTIEWDPELAKVAGALVRRCEPIRDQCAITPNYNHGEVSYSLEKYFCMTSKKDALRKQLDHWFDPSSKDEVHKLFFSWTSNQQELSKNYFQVLRDRANRVGCAIVEYIRPALVHQLLKCVYNCGVSLCEDEDNPVYEDTDDEPASECMKGTNKKYTNLCHKDELVKSCSGGSLFEEPENDYNDGQKENVEYDYDVNHMSTVYTLPTYDPNDVLPPLPDNPDFNPEDLLGSPRKNGNKRH from the exons aTGATAAAGTGGATCTGGCTGCTGTTCTCCACATTGTTTATTCGAGATATAGGCGCTTCAAGTAAATGGTGCCAAACTGACCTTTGCAGAGGACAACACGTGCTTTGCGAGGACAATGGA TTTCACTCTACTTGTCCCAAACAAGCCACTGCTGTTGTGGAAATGAGCTGGGATATGATATACCTTATCGTGGACCAGCACAATGAATATCGCAACAAGTTTGCCGGCGGAATGGGTCAGCATGCGAAGGCGGCCAGGATGACCACGATCGAATGGGATCCGGAACTGGCCAAAGTAGCTGGTGCTCTGGTGCGTCGGTGTGAGCCCATCAGAGATCAGTGTGCCATAACACCGAACTACAACCATGGGGAAGTCAGCTACTCGCTGGAAAAGTACTTCTGTATGACCTCGAAAAAGGACGCCCTGAGGAAACAACTTGATCACTGGTTTGACCCAAGCAGTAAAGACGAAGTGCATAAGCTTTTCTTCTCATGGACTAGCAATCAGCA GGAACTGTCCAAAAACTACTTTCAGGTACTGAGGGATCGAGCAAACCGCGTGGGCTGCGCCATAGTGGAATATATTAGACCAGCTCTGGTCCACCAGTTGCTGAAGTGCGTTTACAACTGCGGAGTGAGCCTCTGCGAAGATGAAGACAATCCTGTCTACGAGGACACCGATGATGAACCCGCTTCGGAGTGCATGAAGGGaaccaataaaaaatacacGAATCTTTGTCACAAAGATGAGCTCGTGAAGAGCTGCAGTGGCGGCTCTTTATTCGAAGAACCTGAAAATGATTATAATGATGGTCAAAAGGAGAATGTTGAATATGACTATGATGTCAATCACATGTCCACCGTGTATACACTTCCAACTTACGACCCAAATGACGTGTTGCCTCCGTTACCAGACAACCCCGACTTTAATCCAGAAGACCTTTTAGGATCACCTAGAAAAAACGGAAATAAAAggcattaa
- the LOC122613567 gene encoding LOW QUALITY PROTEIN: protein nessun dorma (The sequence of the model RefSeq protein was modified relative to this genomic sequence to represent the inferred CDS: inserted 1 base in 1 codon), producing the protein MEVFTFEKSYLERLKEAEAVLSWEGAVMPASQVRSEWKSYVELKIEPAGWQAIWKIPRVICEDLKMRYPTIVYGYVEQVIFDELKAVFVVTAVQDNDVHLPESNEVSLVELWPTVQQENTALNVDTTAECIDRLRFFYTHVWMPWDKDYDDDRDWVQQHLQARIQLVCDLSKNRLPRPLALHMRTLLTEAEYIQQRLDYLELDLSDAESDDEAVELSDNAAEPVKRQSKAASVNGSLNVSSLPVTDLMCLHLRMAIIRSEFEILENPEMRRAYSELQSNSLKRLRCSSGKTKQSEDLLVERXSISHVVTLPGKLQDQLELLKLAQTLIKPESHVQLSNTLQDVLSICQSNDDILLSPGEHTIKFLEHLNDNGSIRGLSNPKAILTPSADLSLLPVVCSSDEDSTLLVLDGDYTLSELVLDCRHVRRGILLRNGTLTMRGCRMLGDGSSSTQEGIVCMPGASVELKSCLIENFAVGVSMRPKSSAELGNVQFITCKTGLELLEKTTSVNLQGSKCSFENCALGILADGFVLGEQRTEKALVLNKFSELQRFNEDNLLGNCSFYNCKKNVRVFHESGQLLAQRSHQQLLEDELGGENKENIQMV; encoded by the exons ATGGAAGTGTTTACCTTTGAAAAATCGTATCTGGAGCGTCTAAAAGAAGCGGAGGCGGTACTTTCATGGGAAGGAGCCGTAATGCCTGCATCCCAGGTTCGATCCGAGTGGAAATCCTACgttgaattaaaaattgagCCTGCAG GATGGCAGGCGATTTGGAAAATACCGCGAGTTATTTGCGAGGATCTGAAAATGCGCTATCCTACCATTGTTTACGGCTACGTGGAGCAGGTGATCTTTGACGAGCTGAAGGCGGTATTTGTTGTAACCGCCGTGCAGGATAACGACGTCCACCTTCCGGAGAGTAATGAAGTGTCTCTGGTGGAGCTGTGGCCCACTGTGCAGCAGGAGAACACCGCGCTGAATGTGGATACCACAGCAGAATGCATCGATCGGTTGCGCTTTTTCTATACGCATGTGTGGATGCCTTGGGACAAGGACTACGACGATGATCGGGATTGGGTGCAACAGCATCTGCAGGCTCGTATACAACTAGTCTGCGATCTCAGCAAGAACAGACTGCCTCGCCCACTTGCATTGCACATGCGCACCCTGCTCACGGAGGCTGAATACATTCAGCAGCGTTTGGACTACTTAGAATTGGATCTCAGCGATGCCGAGAGCGACGACGAGGCTGTGGAACTCAGTGACAACGCAGCAGAGCCCGTTAAAAGACAATCTAAGGCGGCCAGTGTCAATGGCAGTCTCAATGTTTCCAGTCTTCCGGTAACGGATCTGATGTGCCTGCACCTGCGCATGGCAATCATAAGGAGCGAGTTCGAGATCCTTGAAAATCCTGAAATGAGGCGAGCCTATAGTGAGCTGCAGTCAAACAGCCTCAAGCGGCTTCGCTGCTCATCAGGGAAAACCAAACAATCGGAGGATCTGTTGGTAGAGC ATTCCATAAGCCATGTGGTAACCTTACCGGGGAAACTGCAGGATCAGCTTGAACTGCTTAAGCTGGCCCAGACACTTATCAAGCCGGAATCGCATGTGCAACTGTCCAATACCCTGCAGGATGTCCTGAGCATCTGCCAGAGCAACGATGATATTCTGCTTTCGCCTGGCGAGCACACAATCAAATTCTTGGAGCACCTCAACGATAATGGCAGCATAAGGGGGCTCTCTAATCCGAAAGCCATACTAACTCCTTCTGCAGATCTTTCCCTGCTGCCTGTGGTTTGCTCAAGTGATGAGGATAGCACCCTGTTGGTCCTTGATGGCGACTATACCTTGTCCGAATTGGTATTGGATTGCCGTCATGTCCGGAGAGGAATCCTGCTGCGCAACGGCACTTTGACCATGCGAGGGTGTCGCATGCTGGGCGATGGGAGCTCCAGCACCCAGGAGGGTATTGTCTGCATGCCAGGCGCCAGCGTGGAACTCAAAAGTTGCctaattgaaaactttgcTGTGGGTGTATCGATGCGACCGAAATCTAGCGCTGAGTTGGGAAACGTCCAGTTTATAACCTGCAAGACTGGACTAGAGTTGCTGGAGAAAACCACTTCGGTTAATCTGCAGGGTAGCAAGTGCAGTTTTGAAAACTGTGCTTTAGGAATCCTGGCAGATGGTTTTGTATTGGGAGAGCAAAGAACGGAAAAAGCACTggttttaaacaaattcagcGAACTTCAGcg GTTCAACGAGGATAACTTGCTAGGTAATTGCAGCTTTTACAACTGCAAGAAAAATGTGCGAGTTTTCCACGAATCCGGTCAGCTGCTGGCTCAGCGATCGCATCAACAGCTCCTTGAGGACGAACTCGGTGGGGAGAACAAGGAGAACATTCAAATGGTCTAG
- the LOC122614097 gene encoding venom allergen 5.02 isoform X3 yields the protein MIKWIWLLFSTLFIRDIGASSKWCQTDLCRGQHVLCEDNGKFHSTCPKQATAVVEMSWDMIYLIVDQHNEYRNKFAGGMGQHAKAARMTTIEWDPELAKVAGALVRRCEPIRDQCAITPNYNHGEVSYSLEKYFCMTSKKDALRKQLDHWFDPSSKDEVHKLFFSWTSNQELSKNYFQVLRDRANRVGCAIVEYIRPALVHQLLKCVYNCGVSLCEDEDNPVYEDTDDEPASECMKGTNKKYTNLCHKDELVKSCSGGSLFEEPENDYNDGQKENVEYDYDVNHMSTVYTLPTYDPNDVLPPLPDNPDFNPEDLLGSPRKNGNKRH from the exons aTGATAAAGTGGATCTGGCTGCTGTTCTCCACATTGTTTATTCGAGATATAGGCGCTTCAAGTAAATGGTGCCAAACTGACCTTTGCAGAGGACAACACGTGCTTTGCGAGGACAATGGA AAGTTTCACTCTACTTGTCCCAAACAAGCCACTGCTGTTGTGGAAATGAGCTGGGATATGATATACCTTATCGTGGACCAGCACAATGAATATCGCAACAAGTTTGCCGGCGGAATGGGTCAGCATGCGAAGGCGGCCAGGATGACCACGATCGAATGGGATCCGGAACTGGCCAAAGTAGCTGGTGCTCTGGTGCGTCGGTGTGAGCCCATCAGAGATCAGTGTGCCATAACACCGAACTACAACCATGGGGAAGTCAGCTACTCGCTGGAAAAGTACTTCTGTATGACCTCGAAAAAGGACGCCCTGAGGAAACAACTTGATCACTGGTTTGACCCAAGCAGTAAAGACGAAGTGCATAAGCTTTTCTTCTCATGGACTAGCAATCA GGAACTGTCCAAAAACTACTTTCAGGTACTGAGGGATCGAGCAAACCGCGTGGGCTGCGCCATAGTGGAATATATTAGACCAGCTCTGGTCCACCAGTTGCTGAAGTGCGTTTACAACTGCGGAGTGAGCCTCTGCGAAGATGAAGACAATCCTGTCTACGAGGACACCGATGATGAACCCGCTTCGGAGTGCATGAAGGGaaccaataaaaaatacacGAATCTTTGTCACAAAGATGAGCTCGTGAAGAGCTGCAGTGGCGGCTCTTTATTCGAAGAACCTGAAAATGATTATAATGATGGTCAAAAGGAGAATGTTGAATATGACTATGATGTCAATCACATGTCCACCGTGTATACACTTCCAACTTACGACCCAAATGACGTGTTGCCTCCGTTACCAGACAACCCCGACTTTAATCCAGAAGACCTTTTAGGATCACCTAGAAAAAACGGAAATAAAAggcattaa
- the LOC122612844 gene encoding uncharacterized protein LOC122612844 isoform X1, with protein sequence MVQVYSKCRDLFKANTLPNWGVDNTPVLYKAGVEAMTVVDCHRLKRELAKEVAKENDEVDDLDDLDELDDLDEVEEVENALDPERLVGLFLVLCAIVILFVLLCRMKRRNIELKEVEVPKPEPQEAPPASAPKKKRNRAANCKSWMRRSCRPFFLHNESQVRQYQARAEMEVAVHEERTRRKIAMWTKARERDAQKKRDKLQRIIDKASKT encoded by the coding sequence ATGGTCCAGGTTTACTCCAAATGTCGGGATCTCTTCAAAGCTAATACATTGCCCAATTGGGGTGTAGACAATACGCCTGTTCTTTATAAGGCAGGTGTGGAGGCCATGACTGTCGTAGATTGCCATCGGCTCAAGCGGGAATTGGCCAAGGAAGTGGCTAAAGAGAATGACGAGGTTGATGATCTGGACGATCTGGATGAGCTGGATGATCTGGATGAGGTTGAGGAGGTGGAGAACGCTCTTGATCCAGAAAGATTGGTGGGTCTATTTCTGGTCCTCTGCGCAATCGTTATCCTGTTCGTTCTTTTATGTCGAATGAAGCGTCGAAACATAGAATTAAAGGAAGTTGAGGTTCCGAAACCGGAACCCCAGGAAGCTCCACCTGCTtcagccccaaaaaaaaagagaaatcgAGCCGCCaactgcaaaagctggatgcgcAGGAGCTGTAGACCCTTCTTCCTCCACAACGAATCTCAGGTCAGACAGTACCAAGCCCGTGCCGAAATGGAGGTGGCTGTCCACGAGGAACGCACACGGCGGAAGATCGCCATGTGGACAAAGGCCCGGGAGAGGGATGCCCAAAAGAAGAGGGATAAGCTGCAAAGAATCATAGACAAGGCTTCCAAAACTTAA
- the LOC122614067 gene encoding transcription initiation factor TFIID subunit 13 has translation MASNSMPEESFEGGDFNFDDDADDDQFVATNSGRKRLFSKELRCMMFGFGDDKNPYTETVDLLEDLVIEYIAETTHRAMEIGRTGRVQVEDIIFLVRKDPRKYARVKDLLTMNEELKKARKAFDEIKYVGTEGKLK, from the exons ATGGCCTCAAATAGCATGCCAGAGGAGAGTTTCGAGGGCGGCGAT TTCAACTTCGATGACGATGCGGACGATGACCAATTTGTGGCTACCAACTCCGGAAGAAAGCGCCTTTTCAGCAAGGAGCTGCGCTGCATGATGTTCGGATTTGGAGACGACAAAAATCCATACACGGAAACCGTAGACTTGCTGGAAGACCTGGTCATCGAGTATATTGCTGAGACCACTCACCGGGCAATGGAAATCGGTCGAACAGGCCGCGTTCAAGTCGAGGACATTATCTTTCTGGTGCGCAAAGATCCCCGAAAATACGCCAGGGTCAAGGATCTCCTGACCATGAACGAGGAGCTGAAGAAGGCGCGAAAGGCCTTCGATGAGATCAAGTATGTGG GCACCGAGGGCAAGCTTAAATGA
- the LOC122614139 gene encoding 28S ribosomal protein S18b, mitochondrial: MVHRLHATYLVTSPLNFLNSSRFYSITMLPVALGIYRGLVNITRNSRGAFHTASAFRCKAGTSTEENDAAAPEGEGEDTTSGSAPDAKDRSKAIPVETSIRYLKSAAYKQTYGEDFVWTQYRRNHKGMYAPRKTRKTCIRQNRISTGNPCPICRDEYLVLDYRNTELLEQFISPHSGDVLSYSKTGLCQKSHLRLMVAVQQARDSGYLTYDVPFREYDYNEYYGKEQKQKA, from the exons ATGGTCCACCGGCTGCACGCAACTTACCTTGTTACGTCGCCTCTAAATTTTTTGAATTCATCTAGGTTTTATTCAATTACAATGTTGCCGGTAGCACTTGGAATTTACAGAGGACTGGTCAATATTACTCGGAATAGCCGGGGAGCTTTTCACACGGCCAGCGCCTTTCGATGCAAGGCGGGGACTTCGACTGAAGAAAATGATGCGGCTGCCCCTGAGGGCGAAGGAGAGGATACCACCAGTGGTTCCGCACCGGACGCAAAAGATCGCAGCAAGGCTATCCCCGTGGAGACCTCGATTCGATACTTAAAGAGCGCCGCTTACAAGCAAACCTACGGCGAGGACTTTGTGTGGACGCAGTATCG GCGCAACCACAAGGGCATGTATGCGCCGCGGAAAACACGAAAGACGTGCATCCGTCAGAACCGTATCTCAACCGGAAATCCTTGTCCCATTTGCCGTGATGAGTACTTGGTACTGGACTACCGCAACACGGAGCTCCTGGAGCAGTTCATATCGCCCCACAGCGGAGACGTCCTCAGCTACTCCAAGACAGGCCTGTGTCAAAAGAGTCATTTGCGACTAATGGTAGCCGTTCAGCAAGCCCGCGACTCCGGATACCTTACATATGATGTTCCCTTCAGGGAATATGATTACAACGAGTACTACGGtaaggagcagaagcagaaagCTTAA
- the LOC122612844 gene encoding uncharacterized protein LOC122612844 isoform X2, translated as MVQVYSKCRDLFKANTLPNWGVDNTPVLYKAGVEAMTVVDCHRLKRELAKEVAKENDEVDDLDDLDELDDLDEVEEVENALDPERLRRNIELKEVEVPKPEPQEAPPASAPKKKRNRAANCKSWMRRSCRPFFLHNESQVRQYQARAEMEVAVHEERTRRKIAMWTKARERDAQKKRDKLQRIIDKASKT; from the exons ATGGTCCAGGTTTACTCCAAATGTCGGGATCTCTTCAAAGCTAATACATTGCCCAATTGGGGTGTAGACAATACGCCTGTTCTTTATAAGGCAGGTGTGGAGGCCATGACTGTCGTAGATTGCCATCGGCTCAAGCGGGAATTGGCCAAGGAAGTGGCTAAAGAGAATGACGAGGTTGATGATCTGGACGATCTGGATGAGCTGGATGATCTGGATGAGGTTGAGGAGGTGGAGAACGCTCTTGATCCAGAAAGATTG CGTCGAAACATAGAATTAAAGGAAGTTGAGGTTCCGAAACCGGAACCCCAGGAAGCTCCACCTGCTtcagccccaaaaaaaaagagaaatcgAGCCGCCaactgcaaaagctggatgcgcAGGAGCTGTAGACCCTTCTTCCTCCACAACGAATCTCAGGTCAGACAGTACCAAGCCCGTGCCGAAATGGAGGTGGCTGTCCACGAGGAACGCACACGGCGGAAGATCGCCATGTGGACAAAGGCCCGGGAGAGGGATGCCCAAAAGAAGAGGGATAAGCTGCAAAGAATCATAGACAAGGCTTCCAAAACTTAA